A single region of the Solwaraspora sp. WMMD406 genome encodes:
- a CDS encoding FUSC family protein, producing the protein MAAAGKPSGTAAGPRLAGVLTVVRSRASVEFHDRSQRVRANLVLALQAGLAAALAWFISYRVIGHELPIFAPISAVVILSASIGQRLKRTAELVVGVAIGIAVGDAIVIAIGTGTWQLALIVPLAVIAAVFLGGGSALVTQAASSGVLVATLLPTTQSFYPDRFIDALVGGLVGLVVLVLLLPLNPLTVVRRAADPALDVLADMLIRSGRALIQGNRRKAESAARRLLEAEKELSAFRDAVQAGHETAVLAPARWRARGPLAQYAESAEYVTRGLRNSRVLTRRVASVLAENEPVPPALPEAICRLGEAVRVLRQELDAGTEPLHTRRRALEAAHGAGTAYEAGVGFNGSVVVAQIRAAASDLVRASGADADEVDRLVSDAFGKRDAG; encoded by the coding sequence ATGGCCGCTGCCGGGAAGCCGTCGGGCACGGCGGCGGGTCCACGCCTCGCCGGGGTCCTGACCGTGGTGCGCAGCCGCGCCTCCGTCGAGTTCCACGACCGGTCCCAACGGGTCCGCGCCAACCTGGTGCTCGCCCTGCAGGCCGGCCTGGCCGCCGCGCTGGCCTGGTTCATCTCCTACCGGGTGATCGGCCACGAGCTGCCGATCTTCGCTCCGATCTCGGCGGTCGTCATCCTCAGCGCGTCCATCGGCCAGCGGCTGAAACGTACCGCCGAACTGGTCGTCGGCGTCGCGATCGGGATCGCGGTCGGCGACGCCATCGTCATCGCGATCGGTACCGGCACCTGGCAGTTGGCGTTGATCGTGCCGCTCGCGGTGATCGCCGCCGTCTTCCTCGGCGGCGGATCGGCCCTGGTCACCCAGGCGGCGTCGTCCGGGGTCCTGGTCGCCACCCTGCTGCCGACGACGCAGAGCTTCTACCCGGACCGGTTCATCGACGCCCTGGTCGGCGGGCTGGTCGGGCTGGTGGTGCTGGTCCTGCTGCTGCCGTTGAACCCGCTGACGGTGGTTCGCCGGGCCGCCGACCCGGCCCTCGACGTCCTCGCCGACATGCTGATCCGCAGCGGCAGAGCGCTGATCCAGGGAAACCGCCGCAAGGCCGAGTCGGCGGCCCGTCGACTCCTGGAAGCGGAGAAGGAACTGTCCGCGTTCCGCGACGCCGTGCAGGCCGGACACGAGACCGCCGTGCTGGCCCCGGCCCGGTGGCGGGCCCGGGGCCCGCTGGCCCAGTACGCCGAGAGCGCCGAGTACGTGACGCGGGGGCTGCGCAACTCGCGGGTGCTGACCCGCCGGGTGGCGTCGGTGTTGGCCGAGAACGAACCGGTGCCACCGGCCCTGCCGGAGGCGATCTGCCGGCTCGGTGAAGCGGTGCGCGTGCTGCGCCAGGAGTTGGACGCCGGGACCGAGCCGCTGCACACCCGACGTCGGGCGCTGGAGGCGGCCCACGGCGCGGGTACGGCGTACGAAGCCGGGGTGGGGTTCAACGGCAGTGTGGTGGTGGCCCAGATCCGGGCCGCCGCGAGCGACCTGGTCCGGGCCAGCGGGGCCGACGCCGACGAGGTGGATCGCCTGGTGAGCGACGCGTTCGGCAAGCGGGACGCCGGCTGA
- a CDS encoding FAD-linked oxidase C-terminal domain-containing protein, translating to MSDLIDALRAELPDAAVLTDPDLLRGHQRDEADLCAAGTPAVVVRPRTTAEVVATVTIAARYGVPVVPQGARTGLAGAANAIDGAVVVSTVAMDRIVDVDPVNRTAVVQPGVVNATLAGEVARHGLRYPPDPGSWESSTIGGNVATNAGGMCCVKYGVTGEYVIGLEVVLASGEVLRTGRRTAKGVAGYDLTRLFVGSEGTLGVITEVTVALRPAADPALTLVAVFDSTAAAGTAVAGIASGGLSPSLLELLDRTHLRAIEAYRPMGLRTDAAALLLASVDTGDAAAADLDRIAQVCTAAGADEVYAATDAVEAAALLQARRLAHPAMERFAAESCPGGSGGLIIDDVAVPRSALAVMLDGIDAVAAEHAVPIGVVGHAGDGNLHPNIVVDRADPDSVERGRAAFDAILRLGLSLGGTCTGEHGVGLLKRDWLAEEVGPVGLRVHRAIRQALDPTGLFNPGKLF from the coding sequence ATGTCCGACCTCATCGACGCGCTCCGTGCCGAGCTGCCCGACGCCGCCGTGTTGACCGACCCGGACCTGCTGCGCGGTCACCAACGCGACGAGGCCGACCTGTGCGCCGCAGGCACCCCGGCCGTCGTGGTCCGGCCCCGCACGACCGCCGAGGTCGTCGCCACCGTCACAATCGCCGCCCGGTACGGCGTACCGGTGGTGCCGCAGGGGGCGCGGACCGGGCTGGCCGGCGCGGCGAACGCGATCGACGGCGCGGTGGTGGTCTCCACCGTCGCGATGGACCGGATCGTCGACGTCGACCCGGTGAACCGGACCGCCGTGGTCCAACCGGGAGTGGTCAACGCCACCCTCGCCGGTGAGGTGGCCCGGCACGGGCTGCGTTACCCGCCGGACCCCGGTTCGTGGGAGTCGTCCACCATCGGCGGCAACGTGGCCACCAACGCGGGCGGCATGTGCTGCGTCAAGTACGGCGTGACCGGCGAGTACGTCATCGGCCTCGAAGTGGTGCTGGCCAGTGGCGAGGTGCTGCGGACCGGTCGCCGTACCGCCAAAGGGGTCGCCGGCTACGACCTGACCCGGCTGTTCGTCGGCTCCGAAGGCACCCTCGGCGTCATCACCGAGGTGACCGTGGCGTTGCGGCCGGCCGCCGACCCCGCGCTGACCCTGGTCGCGGTCTTCGACTCCACCGCCGCCGCCGGCACCGCCGTGGCCGGGATCGCCTCCGGTGGGCTCAGCCCCAGCCTGCTGGAACTGCTGGACCGGACCCATCTGCGGGCGATCGAGGCGTACCGGCCGATGGGGTTGCGGACCGACGCCGCCGCGCTGCTGCTCGCCTCGGTCGACACCGGCGACGCCGCCGCAGCCGACCTGGACCGGATCGCGCAGGTCTGCACGGCGGCCGGTGCCGACGAGGTGTACGCCGCCACCGACGCGGTCGAGGCCGCCGCGCTGCTGCAGGCCCGCCGGCTGGCGCACCCGGCGATGGAACGGTTCGCCGCCGAATCCTGCCCCGGTGGCAGCGGCGGGCTGATCATCGACGACGTGGCGGTGCCTCGGTCCGCGCTGGCGGTCATGCTGGACGGGATCGATGCGGTCGCCGCCGAACACGCGGTACCGATCGGCGTGGTCGGACACGCCGGCGACGGCAACCTGCACCCCAACATCGTGGTCGACCGGGCCGACCCGGACAGCGTCGAGCGGGGCCGGGCCGCGTTCGACGCGATCCTGCGGCTCGGGCTGTCCCTCGGCGGCACCTGCACCGGCGAACACGGCGTCGGCCTGCTCAAACGGGACTGGCTGGCCGAAGAGGTCGGCCCGGTGGGCCTGCGCGTGCATCGGGCGATCCGGCAGGCCCTGGATCCGACCGGACTGTTCAACCCGGGCAAACTGTTCTGA
- a CDS encoding glycerol-3-phosphate dehydrogenase/oxidase: protein MRDPAVSRYAAGQLSVARRAADLRRLRSERFDVLVIGGGATGTGAALDAASRGLKVALIEARDVAAGTSSRSSKLIHGGLRYLEQLELGLVHEALTERGLLATRIAPHLVRPVPILVPLPKNGASGLRSLPGRAWRRAYYGAGVAAYDAFAGVFGGGRGMPLHRHLSHEGTRRIFPSLRPDVVSGAIRYYDGQVDDARLVITLARTAASLGAAVVTSARVVGLLRQAREVTGVRVRDMEAREGDPDAEFEVRARTVIAATGVWSDDVSRMLGDVGVRPGLRVRASKGVHLVVPRSAITGEAGLILRTATSVLFVLPWGGHWIIGTTDTDWRLDRSHPAASERDIGYLLDQVNTVLDRPLTPRDIEGVYAGLRPLLAGEADSTSRLSREHAVVEPMLGLLLVAGGKYTTYRVMAADVVDRAAARLGVTRPSRTADLPLLGADGYAAMWRDRADVARRHGVPAGVLEHLLERYGTLAVEVLSMIDKDPLLASAVPGAPEYLAAEIAYAARAEGALHLDDVLTRRTRISIETPHRGNDSAEQTAEIMGTVLGWDDAVRAREVEHYQARVAAELQSQRMPDDATADAARLGAADVRGFAADRGVDWPTDTGIEVH from the coding sequence GTGCGTGACCCTGCCGTCTCCCGGTACGCCGCCGGCCAGCTCTCCGTGGCCCGCCGCGCAGCCGACCTTCGCCGCTTGCGTAGCGAGCGGTTCGACGTACTGGTGATCGGCGGTGGTGCCACCGGCACCGGTGCCGCCTTGGACGCCGCCTCCCGTGGCCTCAAGGTCGCCCTGATCGAGGCCCGCGACGTCGCCGCCGGCACCTCCAGCCGGTCCAGCAAGCTGATCCACGGCGGGCTGCGCTACCTGGAGCAGCTGGAGCTCGGCCTGGTCCACGAGGCGTTGACCGAACGCGGTCTGCTGGCCACCCGGATCGCCCCGCACCTGGTGCGGCCGGTGCCGATCCTGGTTCCGCTGCCCAAGAACGGCGCGTCCGGCCTGCGGTCGCTGCCCGGCCGGGCCTGGCGGCGGGCCTACTACGGGGCCGGTGTCGCCGCCTACGACGCGTTCGCCGGGGTGTTCGGCGGCGGTCGCGGCATGCCGTTGCACCGGCACCTGTCCCACGAGGGCACCCGCCGGATCTTCCCCAGTCTGCGCCCGGACGTGGTCTCCGGCGCGATCCGCTACTACGACGGGCAGGTCGACGACGCCCGGCTGGTGATCACCCTGGCCCGCACCGCCGCCAGTCTCGGCGCGGCCGTGGTGACCAGCGCCCGGGTGGTCGGGCTGCTACGCCAGGCGCGCGAGGTCACCGGGGTGCGGGTGCGCGACATGGAGGCCCGCGAGGGCGATCCGGACGCCGAGTTCGAGGTACGGGCCCGTACCGTGATCGCCGCCACCGGGGTGTGGAGCGACGACGTGTCGCGGATGCTCGGCGACGTCGGGGTCCGGCCCGGTCTGCGGGTACGGGCGTCGAAGGGCGTGCACCTGGTGGTGCCCCGTTCGGCGATCACCGGCGAGGCGGGGCTGATCCTGCGGACCGCCACCTCGGTGCTGTTCGTGCTGCCGTGGGGCGGGCACTGGATCATCGGCACCACCGACACCGACTGGCGGCTCGACCGGTCCCACCCGGCCGCGTCGGAACGCGACATCGGCTACCTGCTCGACCAGGTCAACACCGTGCTGGACCGGCCGTTGACGCCACGTGACATCGAAGGCGTGTACGCCGGGCTGCGGCCGCTGCTGGCCGGTGAGGCGGATTCGACGTCCCGGCTGTCCCGTGAGCACGCCGTCGTCGAGCCGATGCTGGGGCTGCTGCTGGTGGCCGGCGGCAAGTACACGACGTACCGGGTGATGGCGGCCGACGTGGTGGACCGGGCGGCGGCCCGGCTCGGCGTGACCCGGCCGTCACGTACCGCCGACCTGCCGCTGCTCGGCGCCGACGGGTACGCGGCGATGTGGCGGGACCGGGCCGACGTGGCCCGCCGGCACGGCGTACCGGCGGGGGTGCTGGAGCACCTGCTGGAGCGCTACGGCACCCTCGCGGTCGAGGTGCTGTCGATGATCGACAAGGATCCGTTGCTGGCCAGCGCGGTGCCGGGCGCTCCGGAATACCTGGCGGCCGAGATCGCGTACGCGGCGCGGGCCGAAGGGGCGCTGCACCTCGACGACGTGCTCACCCGCCGTACCCGGATCTCGATCGAGACCCCGCACCGGGGCAACGACTCCGCCGAGCAGACCGCCGAGATCATGGGTACGGTGCTCGGCTGGGACGACGCGGTCCGGGCCCGCGAGGTGGAGCACTACCAGGCGCGGGTGGCGGCCGAGTTGCAGTCGCAGCGGATGCCGGACGACGCGACCGCCGACGCCGCCCGGTTGGGCGCGGCCGACGTGCGGGGCTTCGCCGCCGACCGTGGCGTGGACTGGCCGACGGACACCGGCATCGAGGTGCACTGA